The segment GTCTGTGACTATCAGATCTTTGGGATTGAGATAAAGACACAATAACTCTTTAATAAAAATTAAGATCATGATTATTATTTTGTTTTGCCACCTGAAATTTTGTCGCAAGTCCCTTTAGGTAGATAAATCCATTCATTTGGATCTTGATCTTGAGTACTTTGTCCTGCACAAGCATGAATACTTGTACCACAATCATTTTTACCGGCTTTGGCCACACCATAACATTTTTCTACATCGCCTTTCTTAGCCTGCGCTAACTCACTGACCGAGAAAACACCAACCCCCACTACACCAACGATAGCTGCAGTGACTATTTTACTTATTTTATTGCGCATGATTACTCCTTATGTATGTTTAGCACTATAGAATTTGGGTTTACCTCATACAATACACCCTATAATATGAGTGCCTAAATTCCTGATTTATGTGTCAAAAGAATGTCAACCTACTTAAGAAACTACTCACTACTGGACAAAACTATTTCTCGCATTGATCAGTGTATACGCACTTTGCTCGTGCCAGCAAATGAATTTAGCGCGACACATCCAGGCGCCCATCTGGAAGAATCAACAGCACTAAGCAGCACAGAAAAAGCAAAGATCACCAGTTTTATGCGCATTAATCATAGCGGAGAAATTTGTGCTCAAGCGCTTTATATCGGCCAAAGCTGGACAGCTAGAGATCCCCACATTGCAAATGCCTTAGAACATGCAGCAACAGAAGAAACAATGCATCTTGCTTGGTGTGCCCAAAGACTCAAAGAGCTTGATGCAAAAACAAGCTATTTAAATCCTTTATGGTTTGTTGGGTCATTGGCTATTGGCATACTTGCTGGATTGACAGGAGACAAAATAAGTCTAGGCTTCTTACATGAAACAGAAAATCAAGTGGTGAAACATTTAGATAAGCATCTTCAGCAATTGCCCACACACGATCTTAAATCCAGAGCTATTTTAGAACAAATGAAAATTGATGAGGCAAGTCACGCAACCCTAGCCTTACAACAAGGTGCGGTGCACTTTCCGATGTGGGTGAAGACAACAATGCAGTTAACTTCAAAAATGATGACGACAGTAACCTATTATATTTAAGAGATAAAAAAAGCCCGCAAATTGCGGGCTTTTTTTATCTAGCGTAGCTAGCGAATAGGAAGCGTAAACACACAGCATATGGCTTTTAGGCGAGGCACTAAGTGCTTAAGGAACCGGAGTGCACAGATATAGAGCATGAGGATTGCAAAAGTACTTAGCAACAACGCCGAAGAGCCAAAGGCGAAGCGTTTATAGCCACAGCACATGAGTTTTCGGGTAGGCGTCAAGCCTCGAGCAACCGGAGTGTACATATTAGTACATGAGGATTGCGAGAGGGCGAAGACAACACCCCCGAAAATTCATGTGTGAAGACTATATTACATCATGCCGCCCATACCGCCCATACCACCCATACCGCCCATGCCCATATCACCAGGCGCGCCATCGCTGTCTTTATCATCTTTAGGAAGATCAGCAATTACGCAATCGGTAGTCAACATGAGACCAGCAACAGAAGCGGCATTTTGTAATGCGCTACGTGATACTTTAGTTGGATCAAGAATACCCATTTCTAACATATCGCCGTATTCACCTGTTGCTGCGTTGTAACCAAAGTTACCTGTGCTTTCAGCAACGCGATTCAGAACAACAGAAGGTTCAGCACCTGCGTTAGCAACGATCTGACGAAGTGGTGCTTCTAATGCACGAACAATAATGTTCACGCCAAGCTCTTGATCACGGTTATCAGTCTTTGTACGTTTAACTGCGTCAATTGCACGAATGAATGCAACACCACCACCAGGCACAACACCTTCTTCAACTGCAGCGCGAGTTGCATGCAATGCATCTTCAACACGTGCTTTCTTTTCTTTCATTTCAACTTCAGTAGCAGCGCCCACTTTAATAACAGCAACACCACCAGAAAGTTTAGCAACACGTTCTTGTAATTTTTCACGATCGTAGTCAGAAGTTGTATCTTCAATTTGTCTACGAATAGAATCAACACGTGCTTTGATTTCATTAGCTTTACCAGCGC is part of the Candidatus Berkiella cookevillensis genome and harbors:
- a CDS encoding BufA1 family periplasmic bufferin-type metallophore codes for the protein MRNKISKIVTAAIVGVVGVGVFSVSELAQAKKGDVEKCYGVAKAGKNDCGTSIHACAGQSTQDQDPNEWIYLPKGTCDKISGGKTK
- the coq7 gene encoding 2-polyprenyl-3-methyl-6-methoxy-1,4-benzoquinone monooxygenase, giving the protein MSTYLRNYSLLDKTISRIDQCIRTLLVPANEFSATHPGAHLEESTALSSTEKAKITSFMRINHSGEICAQALYIGQSWTARDPHIANALEHAATEETMHLAWCAQRLKELDAKTSYLNPLWFVGSLAIGILAGLTGDKISLGFLHETENQVVKHLDKHLQQLPTHDLKSRAILEQMKIDEASHATLALQQGAVHFPMWVKTTMQLTSKMMTTVTYYI